Genomic DNA from Bacillota bacterium:
ACCCGGCCACCCTCCAAAATTTTATCACTTACTCCGCCACCAATTTTCCCGCTAACCGCTATGCCCTGATTTTTTGGGATCATGGCGGAGGCTCCCTCAGTGGATTTGGTTACGACCAGCTTTTTCCAAACAGCGGCTCAATGACTATAAGTCAGATTAACTCAGCTTTAGAAGGAGCGGGAGTAAAATTTGATTTCGTCGGATTTGATGCCTGCCTGATGGCTACGCTGGAAACTGCATACATGTTAAACTATCACGCTGATTATATGATTGCATCGGAAGAAACTGAACCGGGTATCGGCTGGTATTATACAAACTGGATTACCGCTCTCTCTGACAATACCTCCATGGATACCGTTTCTATCGGAAAAATGATTATTGACGATTATATCAATAAATGCGGTCAGGAAGTACCCAGAGAAACTACGACCCTTTCCCTGATTGATCTTGTAACCCTTAACAATGTGGTTGATGAGGCTTTCCGGGATTTTGCCCTATCGGCTGAAGCACAGCTGGACGATGATTACAAAATTATATCTAATGCCCGCGGAAACTCCAGGGAATTTAATCGTTCCAGGCTGGACCAGGTTGATCTGATTGATCTGGCAGAAAAGATAAACTCTCCCGAATCAAGAGCTTTAATCGACGCCCTTCGTCAAAGCATCAAGTATAACAGAACATCGAGCAACATATCCAGAGCTCATGGTGTATCGATCTATTTTCCATACGACGAATTACGTAACCTTTCTTCCATGCTTTCGGTTTATGAAAGGATCGGTATGGGCGAGGAATATAATAGTTTGATCCGTAAATTTGCCAACATGGTGGCGGGTGGGCAGATTACAACCGGTGGAAGCAGCAATCCATTAAGCGCTCTCTTTGGCTCATCAGGCGGGGGTGGGGGTTCAGGCTCTTCATCCGATCTCTGGGCCCTGGCCTGGAATGCCTTCTTCGCCAATGCGGATTTCAGCAGTATTACAGGTGCT
This window encodes:
- a CDS encoding clostripain-related cysteine peptidase, whose protein sequence is MERKSGGGSRKKRVTGDASGGGVFRRGSAVNPKAGKPVGKTDGYADRKQGSSKPIGSQGGSGSFGPTYTNRPGKALQRSSSGSKGKFLILIIILVVGYFLLRSCSGQIADPNESDLPVMNQAEETGIPAVTGDPVNNAITPSTGITGPRTPRTMIIGNGQDIFTIMIYMCGTDLESSYGMATADLNEMLHATISDKLNIIVETGGTSRWRNSVIKNTSNQRYQVTSSGLRLLVDNLGRKAMTDPATLQNFITYSATNFPANRYALIFWDHGGGSLSGFGYDQLFPNSGSMTISQINSALEGAGVKFDFVGFDACLMATLETAYMLNYHADYMIASEETEPGIGWYYTNWITALSDNTSMDTVSIGKMIIDDYINKCGQEVPRETTTLSLIDLVTLNNVVDEAFRDFALSAEAQLDDDYKIISNARGNSREFNRSRLDQVDLIDLAEKINSPESRALIDALRQSIKYNRTSSNISRAHGVSIYFPYDELRNLSSMLSVYERIGMGEEYNSLIRKFANMVAGGQITTGGSSNPLSALFGSSGGGGGSGSSSDLWALAWNAFFANADFSSITGALTGDQTNWVDPNLIQSNADFYQKNYLDASSIKLTQKGNTRVLKLT